Proteins from one Pseudomonadota bacterium genomic window:
- a CDS encoding GNAT family N-acetyltransferase: MALGCGALPSWNSLKRRRIWNCWQLDPSYRRAGLGRRLVRWLEESCTVAGSFVVYLEVRASNPGARAFYQALGYRCIAQVPRYYQGIEAAIRMARDLSAG; encoded by the coding sequence ATGGCCCTCGGATGCGGGGCTTTGCCATCATGGAATTCCTTGAAGAGGAGGCGCATTTGGAACTGTTGGCAGTTAGACCCGAGCTATCGTCGTGCAGGCCTCGGCCGTCGTCTCGTTCGCTGGCTTGAGGAATCCTGCACGGTGGCCGGTAGCTTCGTTGTCTATTTGGAAGTGCGCGCCAGTAACCCGGGTGCCCGCGCCTTCTACCAAGCGCTGGGATACCGCTGTATCGCTCAGGTCCCTCGCTATTATCAGGGCATTGAAGCCGCGATCCGCATGGCGCGTGATCTGAGTGCCGGTTAG